Sequence from the Bremerella volcania genome:
TCCGTCGTTTTCTTTTCCGTATTGATCTCCGCGGAAATAACTGGCTTCTTGGCTTCCACGTCGGTTGCAGGAGCGTCAGCTGCGGCCGTTGGTTCCGCGAACGGATCGGCAACTGAATTGTCGTCAGCATGTGCGAATGAGGTGACGCTTCCAGCGGCCATCAGGGCAGCAGCAACGACTGCGGGAATGGTGCGTAACATAGAACCTCTCCTTGAATTGTCATCGGCAGATGGTTGAAGGAGCATCGCTTCGTTCTGCCATGTTTGAAGCGATGTACATTAGGGAAACGTGCTTGACGAGGGCCTGACGTATCAAGTGTTACCGCCTACTCGTTGAAGCGTTCCAACAGAAACTCTAGTTCTGCACGTCTCGTTCCAACTCGATGCAAAACTTTCGATTTGTTGCATAACTCGTTGCCACTTCGGAAGATCATAGAATGGATTCATCCATGCGGATTACTTGCAATTCATTGCTGGACGTTGGCGGTGGTTCGAACGACAAAAGCCTGGTCGCTCGGCAACCAGGCTCCTGCTTTTTCGTGTGTATTTTATTCGATGGTCTACCAGCGACGGCGAATGACGCAAATCAACTCCTCTTTGTGCATGAGCTTACTACGTCCGCGAATCCCGAGTTGGCTTGCCAGTTCGCGAAGCTCTTTGACGGTACGTTCCTCGAGACGTTTATCGGATGTTGCGAGGGTCCCATGATCGGTATCTACGTTGGCCGTATCAGAACTTTGGGTTGCAGTTGTTGTCATGGCAAAATTCCAGCAAGAGTTCGTTGTGCGGGTTACAGGTCTTATGATCGCGTTATAAGATCATCCAGATTCGAATCGCGATACCGGTCACCATAAGCAAGCCGACGGCAAACCAGAAAACGCGGTCTAACGCCATCGTCTCGCGATGAC
This genomic interval carries:
- a CDS encoding Rho termination factor N-terminal domain-containing protein, yielding MTTTATQSSDTANVDTDHGTLATSDKRLEERTVKELRELASQLGIRGRSKLMHKEELICVIRRRW